One region of Thermoleophilia bacterium genomic DNA includes:
- a CDS encoding glycosyltransferase family 4 protein, with amino-acid sequence MRIAQVAPLYESVPPKMYGGTERVVSYLTEELVRRGHEVTLYASGDSETRARLVPCSQSGLRLDPNVKDPVALHIAMLERVAADALEYDIIHYHTDYLSFPSARRHGIPHISTLHGRLDIPELVPLYKEFRDMPVVSISHAQRKPLPWANWKATIYHGLPLDLAKLSEKPGDYLVFLGRLSPEKRPDRAIRIAGMAGLPLKIMGKVDAADRAYYRTVIRPLLRKADVEFVGEGGDKEKFPLLAGALALLFPIDWPEPFGLVQIEAMAVGTPVIAFPCGSVPEVIDHEVTGFIVHSEEEAARVVDRCAALDRAQIRRVFEERFSVQRMVDEYEKLYESMVESREFRVYAKRAQRWSTSRAGVSSTSVGVPLVAQPHESTISAAASQSPESAQATL; translated from the coding sequence ATGAGGATCGCTCAAGTAGCTCCTTTGTACGAAAGCGTTCCTCCTAAGATGTATGGGGGAACCGAACGCGTGGTCTCTTATCTCACCGAGGAACTAGTCCGGCGGGGACACGAAGTCACCCTGTACGCAAGCGGAGATTCGGAGACCCGCGCTCGTCTTGTTCCTTGCTCACAATCTGGTCTTCGCCTAGATCCCAACGTCAAGGATCCCGTAGCACTGCACATCGCCATGTTGGAACGCGTGGCGGCAGATGCACTGGAGTATGACATTATCCACTACCATACTGACTACTTAAGCTTCCCCTCAGCCCGCAGGCACGGGATCCCGCACATAAGTACATTGCACGGACGGCTCGACATCCCAGAGCTCGTTCCGCTTTACAAAGAATTCCGGGACATGCCAGTAGTGTCGATTTCGCATGCGCAGCGGAAGCCGCTCCCGTGGGCCAACTGGAAAGCTACTATCTATCACGGGCTACCACTCGACCTAGCGAAGCTCTCCGAGAAACCCGGAGACTACCTGGTTTTTCTAGGGAGGTTGTCGCCAGAGAAGCGTCCGGATCGGGCCATAAGGATCGCCGGTATGGCTGGACTGCCACTTAAGATCATGGGCAAAGTTGATGCCGCCGACCGCGCCTATTATCGGACCGTAATACGGCCGCTTCTTAGGAAGGCTGACGTCGAGTTTGTGGGGGAGGGCGGAGACAAGGAGAAATTCCCGCTCCTGGCTGGAGCTCTTGCCTTGCTTTTCCCGATCGATTGGCCGGAGCCTTTCGGGCTAGTGCAGATTGAAGCCATGGCGGTAGGCACTCCGGTAATCGCGTTTCCGTGCGGTTCTGTGCCGGAAGTGATTGACCATGAGGTAACCGGTTTCATCGTTCACAGCGAAGAAGAGGCGGCCCGTGTGGTAGATCGGTGTGCAGCACTAGATAGAGCCCAAATTCGCCGTGTGTTTGAGGAACGCTTCTCAGTCCAGCGCATGGTGGACGAGTACGAGAAACTGTACGAGAGCATGGTCGAAAGCCGGGAGTTCCGCGTCTACGCCAAGCGCGCGCAGCGGTGGTCGACTAGTCGGGCCGGTGTCTCCAGCACCTCAGTGGGAGTTCCCCTCGTTGCCCAGCCGCATGAGTCGACGATCTCTGCAGCCGCTAGTCAGTCGCCGGAGTCAGCGCAGGCAACTCTATAG